A genomic segment from Thermostichus lividus PCC 6715 encodes:
- the nrdR gene encoding transcriptional regulator NrdR, translated as MQCPFCNHTDSRVLESRSAESGQSIRRRRECLECGRRFTTYERIEFVPIIVIKRDGNRESFDRSKLLRGIMTACGKTNVPQQQIEALVDDIEAELQLRSRREVSSSELGEATLQRLRQISEVAYVRFASVYRQFQGISDFVEELAHLQQSSPELPALVQR; from the coding sequence ATGCAGTGTCCTTTTTGCAACCATACCGATAGTCGTGTGCTAGAGTCCCGTTCCGCAGAAAGTGGGCAAAGTATCCGGCGGCGACGGGAGTGTCTAGAATGTGGGCGACGCTTTACCACCTACGAGCGGATTGAATTTGTCCCTATTATTGTCATTAAGCGGGATGGCAATCGTGAATCGTTTGATCGCTCGAAGCTATTGCGGGGGATCATGACCGCCTGTGGTAAAACCAATGTCCCACAACAGCAAATTGAAGCCCTTGTGGACGATATTGAGGCGGAATTGCAATTGCGATCGCGGCGCGAAGTGAGCAGTAGCGAACTCGGAGAAGCGACTCTCCAGCGTCTGCGACAGATTAGTGAAGTCGCTTACGTACGGTTTGCCTCGGTCTATCGTCAATTTCAAGGCATTAGTGATTTTGTCGAAGAGTTAGCCCACTTGCAGCAAAGTTCTCCCGAGTTGCCAGCCCTTGTGCAGCGCTGA